The DNA segment CACCAATATCGAAGGAGAAGTCCCACGGCTTTCGGTCCTGGGAACGCCACCCGTAATCCAGAGCGCTGGGGCCTCCCCCGGAAATATCATCCAGCTTTGACCAGAAGCCGTCCATCATGATTGCGCCCACAAGTAGGAACGggccggtgcagcagacgACCATCCAGTAATTCTGGCCGGGCTTGTGGTACACCTCGCTCGTCCAGTAGCCGACGCCACGTAGACCAAAGTTCGGgcgcgccttcgccttgCTGTTGAAAGCAAGCATATATGTGCGCTTGCTAACGGAAAGCGCTTGGCGAAACATCTTTGATGGAATGATTTAGAAGAGCGGAAAAGTGCGTGTACTACCTGCAGGGATCATGATCGTAAGTAAAGATCCCGAGGAGGTGATACCACCACAAAAAACATATACGTGTTTACACATCAATGccgaagaaagagagatggagtaagggagagaagagattTGCATTCGAAGACAGAGTACGACGGGCAGAGAGCTCAACCACCTCAGCTTTCCTGAGAACCAATCAAAACAAGAAACACCGTCGAAAAATTTCGACAGCGCCATCAGTAATCCCGGTGGGAGCGGGTTCACCACAACTATCTTTCACTTCTCAGCGCGCACATCGATGCACCACGCTAAATAACAGTACAAAGATGTATATGTCGATCTTGATTTCTCCTTTGTGTGTCATGCTTCTCATTCGACCCCCAGAAgcaaaaagcaaaaaaaaaaacgagatGAAGCAAAGACGAAATCTAACCCTTCCGGTAGAAGTCTATCCGGTAtacaaaaaggaaaagaaacacACCTGCCTTTCCTTGTTCAAAATCCCTTCAACGTCCCTCCGAATATTTTTTGCGAAAATAGCGACTAGGTGTCTGATATGGTTGACTGGAGGATGCTAGgcaaaaggaagagagaaaaaaaataCAGCATGAAAcacaacaagaaaaaaaggccCAAACAAGAAAAACTGAAGCATCGAGACAAATAGACAATggaaagaggaaaaagagaaacaggAAGGGAAAAGCACGCATTTTCCTGAGAGAAAGCACCACGAAGTTCTCTGCTACCGCTCCACCAGCATTGAAAACATACTTTGGTGCAATCGAAAAATCATTCGGCTTTTCCCTTTCTGTTCCCTGTTACAGCAGCAGTGTCAACACAAACTCCGTGAAGTTGCATTATTCTTGCGTTTCGACTTTGCAACGAACTCATCTTGAGTGTCGCACCTACAGGTATGTTTCCGGACAACAGGAAACATGTACAGCAGGGTCGACCTCAGAGATAAAGAGATCCACAAGAGAAGGTTGGACCGTATCTGGCTTCCTGTTTCCTCTATACATACACATGAAGAACAAGCCAGCGTGCATACCTAAAAGCGAAGAGCAAGGAGGGTGccaaacacacaaaaacgaaGCTAAGaagcacaaagaaaaaggcgtcggaacacgcaaacacaaacagaaaagaagaaCCAATAATAAAAAAACGTTCACGATGCGACGGGCTAAGCCGCGCTGCCAATCACCTTAGTCGTGATTGCGAAGTTTCTCCATCCAGATACGGCAGCCATATTCGCGGTAGAGTTCTTTCAGAAGCTGCACAAAATCAATCCGTGTCCGTGCCTCGTAATAAAACGTCAGCTTCTTCTTGTCAAACTGGTACTCGGCATACGCAATCTCCATCGGCAGGCCATGAGAGCGTGCCTTTGCCTGACAGAAGGCAGCGGCCATCGCCTCAGCGTCTTTCAGATCGGTCGCCCAGTAGTCCACTTCGCGTTGGGTGGCATGACGCAAAATACTCCCGACAGGGCCGGTACGTTCCACGTAGGTTTTTTGAGAGTTTGTGTTGATGCGGATCACAACCCCGATATCGATACCTCGGTCGCCCTGAACCACGACGTATTGGCCTTTATCGACCACCATCGATGACACATATTCAGCTTGGTGGCACTTGAACTGCACAAGTGTGTTGCAGACCGATGGACCgccaggaggaggaggggcgcggTCCTCTTTTTCCTGAAACAGTTCCTGCACAGGCAGCGTGCAAGCATCTTCCACATCCGCCATCATTTCAGCAGCGGAGTAAGTGCCTGCAGGCAAGCACTGCCACTTGTACGGGTTGTGTTGAGCAACGCTTTGCCGAACAGTTGCAGGGGATACATGCGCCACGTTTACCACCGCGATCTTCCCCTTTGGAGGTTGCGGGAGAGACGCCTGCACATTGGTGATATCTGTCAGCGTGGCAAGCATCTTGTAAACAAATGTATGTATGAAAATGAAATGGTCAAAAAGACCTGTGCGTGTATGAAAACGAAATCAAACAGTAGAACTGGTACAATCGTTGAAATCTAGAAAGGTACAGGGAGTTACAAGGCGGAAAAGGATTAGAACTTGCAAAGCCAGGGCGCCTGTAGACCGCTCTGTAACCATGCATCTACACACTGTGAGTTGCGAGAAGATGAATAGGGTGAcggacaaaaaaaagaagagagggcagAGGGCACGAGGATAAAAAAGGCGCATGAGGCGGGCTGCTCAGCAGAAGAACCACAGACGCTGACTTGCGCCCCTCAAAGGATGCAACTTTGGGTCGCACCACCCTTTGACATTGGAAGAAATGATGCCATTGGAACATCACCACGCGTATATACGCATCAGAGTAGAGGTTAACTActccacaaaaaaaaattagCACAGCATACCAAAGTGGAAACCAGGCGACCAGCTACTGCTGTCCCCTCTGCACCACAACGGACAGTAATGCCTATTTGCATCCGTCATTTTCCTCACCGTGAGGCGAAGACACATGCTTTTCTTTATTTTTTATCACTCCATTCCGTACAGATGCGCAGACACAGCAGCAAGTGTAAAAAAAAATTCAATCACGCTAACATGCATTCTTGTACAAAAGTGCGTCGACACGCTAAGGTCTACGTTTGTTCAACCACGTCATATCATGCAGGGCTCAACATCGTTCCTTTACACGACGATGCGTCATAAAGGATAACTGTACCTCGAATAGGGGGTGCTGCACCGACACGCATTTCTAATCCGCCGAAACCCCCTAGGCCCTATGGAGAaacggtgctgcgccacgccgaTCCACCTCCAGTTACATCTTCCCCATCAGCTCCAACGAGTTACACAAGAAGAGATGGGCGCAACGGCAGGTACACGCGGTACCCagctcgaaaaaaaaaggggaagggtGTGGAAAACGAGCAAACACTCACCGGAAATGTGTCGGCGAAACCAGCCTCAGCAGCCACGGGCCGCAACTCCTTCTGCTAACCCCCACCCGCAGCCTCATGCGACCGGTTGCGAGTACACAAAGCCTTTGCCGAAAGCCGCTCACTAGATCCACTGCAGGATGGAAAATCGATAACTGCACTCGGCGTGCGTTCGCGAACCTCTGTCGACGACGCGTGCGCAGTACACGTGTTTTTCAATGCCACAGGACACCTCTGGGGGAATCCCCTTGAAGGGCGGCTGGAGTGACGCCACGTGTTCGGTTTTGCGTCGCTGTTCATcatcgggggggggggcggcggcgtgggccTTGAAGCccggtgcggctgctcacCGACCGAAGGTGACCGCCTTCATCAAATTATCGCGGTGCCATCTCATGGCTGGAAAACATTTCAGCAGTGCGGTTCTGTAACGCAGGCTCTGCTTCACGGTACAAAAAGATTCGACAAGCCACATTCACTCTGTGCCCCCAGTCTTACCTGCTCAGCGGCTTTCAGCTCAGCATCTGCGGCGTTTTATTCTCTGAAAATAGCGAGGCAATGACTCCCGGGTGCATGCCGCTCGCTACTTGCTTCGCATCTGCATGCGTTGCGTATGAACGAGTGCTCCGCTTCCAAGATTCACCTCCtgcgaaggaggtggtgtGCTACCGGTGGCCAGCTTGTAGCCCGCTTGCAACTGACGAACCATACTGCCGCATGAAGGGCCCTCTTTGAATGAGGACGCTGCGGTGGCCCTGCGTACCGGTGTGGCGGTGTCTGTGGGGAAGCTGTGTGGCACTTGGCTGTGGCCTTTTCCTTCGTGAGGGCCTTCGTCGTATGCTCTCCGTTCTCAGGGGATGCAAAATATCTCTTTTGCGCAGGGACAAACGCTCTTCTTCACTCTTCAGTGCTCGtccctcgccctcttttcttccGCTCACTCGTCTGCTGCCTTCTCAAACGCCAGCctttgcagcagcgctgaaCCGCCTTGGTCGTGGTTCTCAGTGGCTTTGCGCGCCCCGTCTCCGTAGCGGGACGACCACGAGAGAGAGGTTGCTGCGTCTGTGCAGGCGCCGGGGCGCGCAGCTCGttgaaggagggggagggacgcctactttttcttttccttcggTGTTCTCCTCTTCTTGCCTCCcgtgctgtggcggcgcttggggtgcagcggcgcttgccgtcgcttcgccagctgcgcctgcacggAACGGACCCAGAACAAGCGAGCAGGAGACGATCGGTTTCTAGTGCCAAGGCTGCTATATTActttgcgtgcgtggcggcgaTTCGCAGATCACTGTGCTCACTCAGCGCCGGCCTCGCTTGTCAGTGGCGCGCTGAAGGGTGTCACTCTCTGATGTTGCCTTAGGCCctttcgctctcctccgtTGCCCTTCGCCTGTGTAGCACGTCTCAATGTGAAAACCGGCACCGCAGGGGGTGGTGGGTCTGAGTGGCTGCCGCTTCTTGCGACTCACCTCAATCAGCCGGCTCACGTTTCGGACAGGTGCCCTCAGGATTCCGTTCCGCTTGCCTGTGGTCTGCCggatgctgccgcgcggctgcggcatcATGCGGGAGTTCATGCGAGGGACGGTGC comes from the Leishmania infantum JPCM5 genome chromosome 36 genome and includes:
- a CDS encoding cytochrome c oxidase subunit I, with product MFRQALSVSKRTYMLAFNSKAKARPNFGLRGVGYWTSEVYHKPGQNYWMVVCCTGPFLLVGAIMMDGFWSKLDDISGGGPSALDYGWRSQDRKPWDFSFDIGEGYAAGPAVYRPASGAVDLGHH